Proteins found in one Triticum urartu cultivar G1812 chromosome 4, Tu2.1, whole genome shotgun sequence genomic segment:
- the LOC125554602 gene encoding uncharacterized protein LOC125554602 yields the protein LHPPRWDDLLRPLALLHDRLAVLATEDPPVAALAASCFELAWRAGAPGRDALVAQTLPYLFSQALTSGSNARPLLRRLFALREALPLLDYTDESISDFKLLLLRCFVSPHFLKAEEGRKLLALVLGVSEGLAREGLELIRAQVGMMRGRRAAVVAYGEVVFRAWKDAGWVRGEIGDGFLQGMVEAAVHAADKEVARAARRILWAFVEQKAVAGVEKLVFRLSEPVLFRSLQVANSNVRHNALHLLLDLFPLEDPDVTKDVNDPLLEKQFFLLDKLLIDDCPEIRAVAVEGICRILNQFWEVIPSPTISKNLSKIVDDMSKDSCNEVRLSTLNGLIYLLDNPQSHDILKVLLPRLSDMVSDPALSVRAAAVDLLLTIRDLRSFQYNKVVGLGTLLSSLADDHPRVAKKITKLLIPSYFPSKLPLKEACDRCIALIKRSPAAGARFCEFALSEGSSSQRLVGLIKVSISRALSPSGLNSEQTDGLVIASAKLIKSLSDEGSNLVALRECFANAKLKLLFKTAVSDGAQAALLSMVPVVSPDDLCVLHIECMNIVVNAAVTSKQEECQEALLAAHKLVHLSGRSDDMFEELTNILQSKASYFSGIYGLEPPSCPVASTKRKKGKSLKKTPARSDDVVGNRSSTPVILNNEELAAVGGAAWQLNEILKAEEMRAAFVQSYAEIAFSSLKVISQVYIEQCLHFESLDLSPVLAYLSLATYSALQDVDQTDMSCSESTIVNQSLDHLLRCYDRFVNGSVTVSTNSTSTLNKNKESAEHKHQQHVTPEGNPVECTINVIMLGTSILKFIVDTTTIKLVNESKVRCVGFASSYTKYAVSAMKRHSVVSSFNGDDLKDILILTRSSFTYAAKLLHLVLASSTESASPPEEAFLLANNLLDLVPAVESFAGPRYALTLVSAVKQWLPVLILGLGCRWLIGPESEMATKMCNLGDAELPLWVAALAKNELLEAEEPREDDQSEQGNEHEESPSSKKLAELMVNLLKKGSPKILDSFGGILLSNLQLALQRAEHGIVLGLARFVCDKLLASSSSSSASENLRLTHDSLRENFFEIDRHCREGLVDDEGSMQKLESAKILIQSVLPYDACSQTS from the exons CTCCACCCGCCGCGATGGGACGACCTCCTCCGCCCGCTCGCGCTCCTGCACGACCGCCTCGCGGTCCTCGCCACCGAGGACCCTCCCGTCGCCGCGCTCGCCGCTTCCTGCTTCGAGCTCGCGTGGCGCGCCGGGGCTCCAGGGCGCGACGCGCTCGTCGCCCAGACCCTGCCTTACCTCTTCTCCCAGGCGCTCACCTCCGGCTCCAACGCCAggccgctcctccgccgcctcttcGCCCTCCGCGAGGCGCTGCCTCTGCTCGACTACACCGACGAGAGCATCTCGGACTTCAAGTTGCTCCTGCTGCGCTGCTTCGTGTCGCCCCACTTCCTCAAGGCCGAGGAAGGGAGGAAGCTCCTGGCGCTGGTGCTCGGGGTCAGCGAGGGGCTCGCCAGGGAGGGGCTGGAGCTCATAAGGGCCCAGGTGGGGATGATGCGAGGGAGGCGGGCGGCCGTGGTCGCCTACGGCGAGGTGGTGTTCAGAGCCTGGAAGGACGCAGGGTGGGTCAGAGGGGAGATCGGGGATGGGTTTCTGCAGGGGATGGTTGAGGCAGCAGTACATGCCGCTGACAAGGAGGTGGCCAGGGCTGCCAGGAGGATACTGTGGGCTTTCGTCGAGCAGAAGGCGGTGGCTGGAGTTGAAAAGTTGGTCTTCAGGCTGTCCGAGCCTGTGCTGTTCCGGTCATTGCAG GTTGCGAACTCTAATGTTCGCCATAATGCTTTACATCTTCTACTGGATTTATTTCCCCTCGAAGACCCAGATGTGACAAAGGATGTCAATGATCCTCTGTTAGAGAAGCAGTTCTTCCTGCTAGACAAACTTCTCATAGATGACTGCCCAGAAATACGGGCAGTCGCAGTTGAAGGAATTTGCCGTATTCTTAACCAGTTTTGGGAAGTTATTCCATCGCCAACCATTTCAAAAAATTTGAGTAAAATTGTTGATGACATGTCCAAAGATTCTTGCAATGAAGTTCGTCTATCAACACTGAATGGCCTGATATACTTGCTTGACAATCCACAAAGTCATGACATACTGAAAGTGCTACTTCCAAGATTAAGCGATATGGTTTCTGATCCTGCTTTATCTGTCAGAGCTGCTGCTGTAGATCTCCTGTTAACTATTCGTGATCTTCGATCTTTCCAATACAATAAG GTTGTTGGTTTGGGTACTCTATTGTCTTCACTTGCAGATGATCATCCCCGTGTTGCTAAAAAAATCACAAAGCTTCTCATTCCTTCTTACTTTCCATCTAAGTTGCCTTTAAAAGAAGCATGTGATCGCTGCATTGCACTCATAAAGAGATCGCCAGCAGCTGGGGCAAGGTTTTGTGAATTTGCTCTGTCCGAAGGATCATCCTCGCAGCGTCTTGTTGGGCTTATTAAAGTCTCTATTAGTCGGGCATTGTCACCATCAGGATTGAATTCAGAGCAGACTGATGGTCTTGTTATTGCTTCCGCCAAACTAATAAAAAGCTTATCTGACGAGGGCTCTAATTTGGTTGCTTTGAGAGAGTGCTTTGCAAATGCTAAACTGAAGCTGCTCTTTAAAACTGCAGTTTCTGATGGTGCCCAGGCTGCTCTTCTCAGCATGGTGCCAGTGGTATCACCTGATGATCTATGTGTGTTACATATCGAATGCATGAATATAGTTGTGAATGCTGCGGTGACTTCCAAGCAGGAAGAATGTCAAGAAGCATTGTTGGCAGCGCATAAGTTGGTACATTTGAGTGGCCGTTCTGATGATATGTTTGAAGAATTGACTAATATTTTGCAATCTAAAGCCTCTTATTTTTCTGGGATTTATGGACTCGAACCTCCATCGTGCCCTGTTGCATCTACAAAGAGGAAGAAAGGGAAGTCGCTTAAGAAAACGCCAGCAAGGTCTGACGATGTGGTTGGAAATAGGTCATCCACACCAGTAATCCTGAATAATGAAGAACTTGCTGCTGTAGGGGGAGCAGCATGGCAGCTTAATGAAATACTAAAAGCTGAGGAGATGAGAGCTGCTTTTGTGCAATCTTATGCAGAAATTGCATTTTCTTCTCTGAAGGTCATTTCTCAAGTGTACATTGAGCAGTGCCTACATTTTGAATCTCTAGACCTCAGTCCAGTGTTGGCTTATTTGAGTTTGGCTACATATAGTGCTCTTCAGGATGTTGATCAAACGGATATGAGCTGCTCTGAG TCGACAATTGTCAACCAGTCACTGGACCATCTGCTGagatgctatgatagatttgtaaATGGATCTGTTACTGTTTCCACCAACTCAACTTCAACATTGAACAAGAATAAGGAATCTGCAGAACATAAACATCAGCAGCATGTCACCCCTGAAG GAAATCCAGTGGAATGCACAATAAATGTGATTATGCTTGGTACTTCAATTCTTAAGTTCATTGTCGATACGACAACCATCAAGCTGGTCAATGAGAGTAAAGTAAGATGTGTCGGATTTGCATCATCTTACACAAAATATGCAGTGTCAGCCATGAAAAGGCACAGTGTGGTCTCATCTTTCAATGGGGATGATCTGAAAGACATACTGATCCTTACACGAAGCTCCTTCACTTACGCAGCCAAGCTGCTTCATTTGGTGCTAGCAAGCTCAACCGAGTCAGCGAGTCCCCCAGAGGAGGCCTTCCTCCTTGCCAATAATCTTCTTGATCTTGTACCTGCTGTAGAATCCTTTGCAGGCCCGAGATATGCTCTCACACTAGTTTCTGCTGTAAAACAGTGGCTGCCAGTCCTGATATTGGGTCTTGGATGCCGCTGGTTGATTGGGCCAGAAAGTGAGATGGCTACCAAGATGTGCAACTTGGGTGACGCTGAATTACCGTTGTGGGTTGCTGCTCTGGCCAAGAATGAGCTACTTGAGGCGGAAGAACCTAGGGAGGATGATCAGAGCGAGCAGGGCAACGAGCACGAGGAGTCACCGTCATCCAAAAAGCTAGCAGAATTGATGGTGAACCTGCTGAAGAAAGGAAGCCCTAAGATCCTGGATTCCTTCGGTGGCATTTTGCTTTCCAACCTTCAGTTGGCGCTGCAGAGAGCGGAGCACGGCATTGTCTTAGGCTTGGCACGCTTTGTTTGTGACAAGCTGCTTGCGAGCAGCAGCAGCTCGTCAGCCTCCGAGAACCTGCGGCTCACTCATGATTCTCTGCGCGAGAACTTCTTTGAGATCGACAGGCATTGCAGGGAGGGCCTTGTTGATGATGAAGGTTCAATGCAGAAGCTGGAGAGCGCAAAAATATTGATACAGTCAGTACTCCCCTATGATGCATGCAGTCAGACTAGCTGA